ttctattgcttcattatacattttacaaagggactaagttttacctgcaacttactcgcagctttcaaagtaaaactcccaaacttggttgcctttttattagccaccagttcCTGCAGAACTGTGGCAACAGAAGCAGaggccagctttagggtaagggcacactgggcgttttggggagatttggtcgcctggcgactaatcgccttgtctttgaggtgaccaatctccccaaacgccttccctcactctgcgccggctaaaatgaaaaaatgttggcgctaatcacacgcagtgattctttttccgaagtttcctcgtgaggcaacttcggaaaacgaactgccgcttgtgattagcgccggcgttttttttttcattttagccagcgcagagtgagggaaggcatttggggagattggtcacctcaaagacgaggtgattaatcgccaggcgaccaaatctccccaaaacgcccagtgtgcccttacccttagaacacaaaaaaaacattatatttgaatgCGAAAAGAAGTGTCTAATTCACATCTACAGCTTCAGAAACTAGAATGATATATTCCTCCTGGCTCTGCAAACAATactttcctctgaaaaaaagttttaatacaGGAAAAAAGAAACAGTAAATGTTTCCACTGCATTCTAATTGCCAGCTCAAACTTTCCCCTGCAGAGAAGAATATGGATTTTGGCCAATGGGTGTTGTTCCTCCAAGCTTGGATAAAACCATTTTGGAGCAAAGGAATGTAGCAGCAATAACATTACACAGAGTGCACGTAGGAGTGGCAAGGCAGGGCAAAAATTTGGAAGCCACACGAATAATCGAGGTCAGAAGCAAACATTAACTCTTGCATTTGGGATATTTCAGCTCCCACCTCCCGCTGGGTGGAGCAGGGCTTTAAAAGAAACCAAGGAATTCCAGCGCTGGCAGAATTGTGGCTGATGTATGTGAAGAATAAACTGAAACAGAACTGACTGCACATACAGACAAAGTAGCGGTTTAGAATCGCATTAGAGAAGCAGAAAGGGATATTTAACATGGAGGAGGACGGTACTATAGAAGTTATGAAAAATAACGACGAATTTCAGAAGAGGAGCCAGGAACTGGTTGTACCCAGCCACAGCCCTGCAGGGTCGCCATGCTCAAGCCCGACCCCCCATCCGCCCGTGGAAGACAAAGATCGCAGCGGCCAGGTCAACGCGATCACAGTCCTCACTCTGCTCGATAAACTGGTTCACATGTTGGATTGTGTGAAGGAGAACCAGCACAAGATGGAGAAGAAACAGATCCACATGGAGAACTCCGTGAAAGGCATCCAAAACGACATCACGAAACTGTCCAAAGGTCACACCAACACCAGCAACACGGTCAGCAAACTGCTGGAAAAGTCGCGCACAGTCAGCGCCAACGTGAGGCATGTGAAGGATCGCGTGGACAAGCAGACCGGTCAAGTGAAGAGGATAGAGGACAACCACACCCAGCTCCTGAGGAGAAACAACTTCAGAGTGCTCTTGTTTCAGGTCAGTTCTGCCTCATTGGTACACATCATGCCTCATTCAGCCGCTGTTATAGGGGTTAAAGGGGGCCTTTAgccaaaaaaacctgtttgtttgcataatgaaagttTCCAGCCTGAAGGGGGAATTGCCACGACTGCGACTTGTCCTGCTGAGTGACGTATCGCTCGAACACACGCATTGCCTGGCGCTAAGCGGCTCAAGAATCGCGCAACATTGTAGCGTTCTGCCCTTACCTCAAGGCTAGAAATTACTGATTCTATTTCTTTGTGTTCTATTCCATTTAaggcaatgacacatggggaATTGCGTCTCCTACATGAAATCGTGTCCTGGAAATACCTTTAGTAATTGTATTACTGCTCAAACACTTACTGCTGAGCGCTAACTATATTGTGTCATTTCCTTTACTCCTGTAGCCTCATCTGTCCTCCTCTACCCTATATTCCACTTAAATGCCTTTATTGTCTGTATATTCCCACTCTTCTTGTCTAACATTGATTTTCCCATTTACCTGAACATTCTTGGCACTTTCTCACACATGCTctttcaattaaatattattttcttcatCTAAGCTTCCATTTCTTtgcctatatttatttttatctgtacTAATCAAGGAAATATAACTAGGCAGTTTGTAGTTAACGCCACTGctaggggtgccaccttttctggaataaaatactagccttcctataaatttatctttttccctattaataacattggggtcaaccatcatttttacctgccaggccggtaaaatactggccaggtggctaCCCTACCCACTGCACCTGCCCAAAGCACCATATTTTCTGAATTTTAAGCCACcattaaatttgccccatgtgcgGATATTGCCCGCCTGCCCACTCAATGCCACACTACTGTGCTTTTGCTACTTTAGCATGCACAGTGTTAcagtatcagtgtcggactggcccccgccgggccagaccccctctaatagtataaaaagtTTCCTGCGATGCGCATCACATCaacgcttgcgcatgcgcaccgagaagtgcgctcgcgcgtgcgcatggcggcgttcgagcggcgcagtaggggggcggggggccctggaccagcagtcccggtgggccccggtccccccagtccgaccctgtacagtAGTACCATCAACAGTATTTCTGCTTTTCCTTTCAGCATACCACACCCCATTGTTATTTACTGCACCTCTTTCCCCTACTTTTTTCACCTCCGCAATTGTCTCTTCGTTGTTTTTTTCCTACCATACCACACCCATGTAGTATGCACTCTacactcaggcctggatttgtggaaaggccacctaggcccgggcctagggcggcaggattttagggagcagcatgctgcccaaccacacccacattggttcaaaaacactggaatgCTCaggaaatacaataatttttaaatttcctgtgcgccaatccccattgctcctgtcccgatgatgaaaaCTGTCACGAATAAAGGGatggggacaggggcgatgaattgcagtgggcctaggggtgcccgctatgtaaatccggccctgactacaCTCCCTATTACTGACAATTAATTTGCGTGTCCATAATTCAAAGAGacacaaaaatggaaaaaaggaaCTGCACAGTAATCTCCTGTATCTGTtatgcatacacacacattatCATAGATATATGGGGTATGGGTGTATGAGTTTGTGGGTTGGGTCTCAAATaagcaaaaaacttttttttacctcccCATGTTGTGATAATAGCTTTTAGTTTGCAGCAATTTCACTTCTGGTTTGGGGTTGGCCATTAGGTGAGACCAGTTGTGAATAAGGCAGATGTTAGAGGTTGGACCTGTGGTTCAGAAGTTGTCAGAACAACTGTTGCAGTTCCACTTAAACTCTAACCAACTGAACCAGCTCACTCCAGTTGTTGCACTACTTGTGCAACTAGCATTGTGTGCTGCTATTTCTTTCCAGTTTTGTACTTCTTCGTTTAGTTCAGCAGAAATGCAGAAGGCGGTACTGCAGTACACTGGCAGGTACTTCAAACTTTTTAGAGTGTGTGCAGCACTCAAAATTGTTGaactttttttaacaattacgCCTCTAGTATATTTCCCCAACTATTTCCCTTTCTACTGCAGTTTTCTTTTGCTGCTACCTCTACAGCAATCTTTTATATGCCCAGTCTACTTTATTCTCTTCTGCTGCTCCACACCCCAATTGTGTGTTTCCCCTGCATCACCGCCCCTTCCACCTTATTTTCCTGTGCTGCAACTTGCCCTTGTACCACAATCTTTCCTGCTACACCCATTACAGTGTTTTTTCCCATGCCTGCCTCCTCCACTGTAATTTTGCTCACTGCAGACCTTAAGTCCAGTATAACTTCCCCTGTCACACCTGTCCTTTAAGCTTAATGGTTTCATTTACCTCAGTGCAGAGACAATTCATGGTAGGACGACTGCATATATTATAAACCCTTAAATAGGGTTTCTACAGGGAGGAATTGAACACAGAAATATTTGTTTAGTACTAAGCAAAGGCTACGCATGGATTCCATGCACATGTTCCATGCACTATGTCTGCACTCAGGTGCCATAAGTTAAGCCCTCATATCACCCAGAGAAAGTATAACAATCCAAGATAAAGTATAAAAAGTGTCAGTGATATTGATTATTGATAGTACAAAATTAGTATTTCAGCAGAGCAGAAGGGGTACCTTGGCTGGATCACCCCATAGTTATTCTCGACAATGAGTTCATATTTTAGGGgtctctcagtactattataagtCCTcagcaacctctattctgctagtctcttttttttacatactataatctattattcaatctatttagtctctttgttctcatagaaataggtaatggccatgaaatatgccaaatatttTGAAGCAgcagggcccactgacacctgggcccaccgagagttttccaggtatccctgtgggccagtccaacactggttctCACATAGGTCTCCCTCCAGCTGTGCACGTCTTCTGACtccaaatatagaaataaaaaccaaaatagtataatactattttattaaaatatatttctttaaacaattgcactcacattttcatttttttttaaaacaatcgcATATAGTCCAGATTTGGCGCTGCATTATTCCAAGAGGTGACCCTGCCGGCTCATTCACAGCCCCCCTCATGGTGTTGTTCCTTGCAGCTCAATGCGGTATCTCCTTTGCCTAATGCGTTTCGCCGATATCATCAGCTTCCTCAAAGGCATGGAGTCAGGGGCGCGCTCCGtgttagtgttcctgcctcccgacaagtaagtcggcgagggggggcggcattgcaggagccgcctcaggcagcaatTTAAATAGAATCGACGCTGCATGGAGTCTAATTATGCCTATTTTCCTTTTAAGATCTGTTCGCCAGTAATGATGTTGTAGCTCGGTGACTTTAGCATCATTATGTAGATAAGACACCCATTAGCCACTAGGACTTTGAAAGGATGTGGTGATATTTGTGTTAGTGGCCACCATATAAGTATTACTATAGAAAATCTCAAATGTGCTCTTTCACATACAGGTGCTGATATGTCAGGATCAAGTCAGaatctattaaaataaatgaatatgccTGGATTGGCATGTGGCATATAAGTGTTTCATATCTcccaatttaaaacatttttgaccacgcccatcttatggtcacaccccctaataaccatgtccattttacaacatttgactggttatgaaagtttgaacacatttctggtagttttagggcaatgttttatataatgaaggCAAAATTGCCCTTTATGCTGTGAATTtaggtttccccaagagacctgcttatcttaaaggggttgttcatctttaaaaacttttttcagttcagttggtttcagacagatcaccagaaatagagacttttccaatttctttctattttttttatttgtgacttttttctaatattgaagtgtaaaatttaattttttaccttcaaaACCAGCTCTGGGAAGGTGGGTCGCCGACTATGTAACTgttttatattgatacatttcgataatcgaagtactgtctctttaaaaaaaacttcgatccccctagttcggcagctaaaagctaccgaagtcaatgttagcctatggggaaggtccccataggcttgcctaagtttttttgatcgaaggatattccttcgatcgttggattaaaatccttcgaatcgttcgattagaaggatttaatcgttcgatcaaaggaataatcctttgatcgttcgatcgtaggatttgcgctaaatccttcgacttcgatatttgaagtcgaaggattttagttcctagtcgaatatcgagggttaattaaccctcgatattcgacccttcatacatctgccccctagttgatacatttcttatgtttgtccctgctgagcagaatccttgagttcCATTAAAGCCAGACGTTAGAATTGacacaataattgctaatattctacagatactgctgagaaatgtaacaactaattgtatcaactaaatgtagaaatttgtaacagttcagaactcctggatcactgagctgccagaccgaAACACTAGAGActgaaacattcaactttaaatttcaattttgggaaaaaaaatatgatgcaaagcgattaaaaaaagtctttgtttatggggcacaatctgaaaacaactgaactgaaaaaaaaagtgtttgaaaggttaACAACCCTTGTAGGGTAGGGGCAGACAgccagattcagggagatttagtcgcctggcgactaatcgccttttctgctgggcgacaatctctccgaactgccttcttcctgccctccacctgcttgaatgagaaaacgccagcgcaatgcactcgcggcgctacaatttccgaaatcgcccaaagattcctcgtgagtcaccaggcaactaaatctccccaaatctgaccatcTGCCCTTAGCCTTTAatggttacaattgtatctttgcttatctttaaggggcccattcattaagttcgagtgaaggaatagaagaaaaaatactttgaattccaaagtgtttttctggctacttcgaccatcgaatgggctacttcgaccttcgactatgacttggactttgaatcgaatgattcaaactaaaaatcgttcgactatttgaccattggatattcgaagtactgtctctttaagaaaaaacttcgaccccctagttcgccacctaaaagctaccaaactcaatgttagcctatggggaaggtccccataggtttggctatctttttttggtcgaaggataatccttcgatcgatggattaaaatcctttgaatcgttcgatcgaacgattattccttcgatcgttcaaacgaactatttgcgcaaaatccttcgacttcgatattcgaagtcgaaggattttaattccccagtcgaatatcgagggttaattaaccttcgatattcaacccttaatacatctgcccctaattgttacaaatgtatttaagtacAGCTGATAAGTGTTCTAGGCTCTTTgctaaaaagtctattttaattattcagaaactctgtatctttttccgaagtcagtgcaggagatcaaagagaaaagcaggactgtccctcAGAAAATGGGTCATTTGGGAGATATGGTTGAAGAAAGTTGCTGAAATCACATGAGAAATGAGTACACCATCAATCTGTAACATTATTACAGCAATACCTTTGTTCCTGTTTTCATTGTTGGCCTTTTGGTGTGAGTCATTACAAATACACACAGTGCTTAATTACACATTGTTACAAATGGTTGCAGATATTGCACATTGTGTTAATAACTGTGCCAAAGTGCATGATGAAGATTAACTTAATGAGGCAATGGTTTGTAGAATGAATTATAGATATTCTAGAAATACGTCTGGCTGTAATAATGCATTTTCCCCAAACCTTTTACCACTACATTACAATGTTTTAAATACCCTCATATAAAGTGCTCCAAAAGTAAAGTTTGGGATGCAGCAATCCCAGGATCTCCCCCAGTGTATATTTACTTGTTgtgcaaacattaaggggcacatttacctagggttgaacatcgtggcttaattaaccctcgatattcgaccgtcgaagtaaaatcctttgactttgaatatcgaagtcgaaggatttaccgatattcctatgatcgaacgattgtaggaataatcgttcggtcgaacgattaaatccttcgaatcgaacgattcgaaggattttaatccatcgatcgaaggatattccttcgatcagaaaattgttaggaagcctatggggaccttccccataggctaacattggcctcggtaggttttaggtggcgaactagggggttgaagaattttttaaagagacagtacttcgactatcgaatggtcaaatagtcgaacgatttttagttcgaatcgttcgattcgaagttgaaggtcgtagtcaaaggtcgaagtagcccattcgatggtcgaagtagccatattcgaccattcgaatatggctcctctattccttcactcgaactaagtaaatgggcccctacataagATAACAGTATGATAGCTATTTTCCCAGGGGTTCTAGTATTTACACATTTGCTATAGGATCACTGGAAGTAATTAGATGCATTATAACATGATCCTGTTCTATCTTTTTTCCCCACTGCACAATACAATGGCACTGTGCATATTATTTGATTTAGTTTAACAATACTGTTGGAGCATGGTGATAAATGTTTGCATTCTTGCCCTTCAAGAAAAATAGAATCTAAAATAAGTGTTTAGAATATTCTTTTACAATGCCAAGTATTTGTTTAAGTGCCATATTTCTTTAAAGGGTGTAGAATTTCACTTCTAAATGCTTTGCATTCTTTCCTTAGCATACAGGTCAAGCCTAAGCACAAACTGAACCTTTCACTAAGCTGTGTATCACCTTTCATGGAAGTACAGTGTTTGGCTAAAAGCAAAATACTGTAACTGTATATCTTTTCTTAAATGTATTCAACCACTGTATTGGTTATGGCTATTATAACCCTCAAGGCAAAACAGACAAATTGTGTCAAAAACAAGGATTTATTCATCTTCCACCTTGCATTTTATTACCTAAATGcattacaataaatacattacaaTTTAAGCTTAAAGCTTATACAAAACATTTTCAATTATAGAAATGTTGCTTAAACTtagcaatacaggtattggaccagtTATTGAGAAAGATTGggaccggataacggatctttctgtaatttggatctttatacataagtctactagaaaatcttataaacattaaataaacagattttgcttctaataaggaataattatcttagtttggatcaagtacaaactactgttttattattacagagaaaaaggaaatccattttaaaaatctggataatgggagacagcttttccttaatttggagctttctggataacaggtttccagataatggatcccataccggtactatcTATCTATGTAGACAAATATCTGAGTACCATCCACCCCTAAGACTTCAAGCATAATTGTCTATTATAATTAACCCTTAGCCTACTAGGTACCGTCACAATAATGCTCATATTAACAAAGTGTTACTTGTCTCCAAAGTAGACGGTaactaaaattaaaacataaatatttcccATAATGCACCTGACATTTTGACTGGTAATTTTGGTTTTGTCAAAGGCAGATATGCCTTGATTTACCACTATTGTTTATAAGGAATCATTAAACATGGATGGTTGTTGAAACAAGTAAGAGACTAATATAAGTTCATATAATTGTTAATTATGTTATTCGcctgaaaagtaacaataaactgTACACAAGACAAATTTTGAggaaatatacaatttaaaatttacAAGCAAATTGCATTTAATCTGCTAGCTCATAGGTAATGTTCAATCATTGTGTGGAAGCCTGGTGTTATGCAGTTGCCTTTTTCTCTGAGGGGATTCCTCTAGTTTTTAGCATTCAACTGTAGGTTTGCCCCTTCCttagcagcttaaaggagaaggaaactcccagggcgctaaacccctccccccctcccctgtgctgccccccctccctcctccccctggcctacctgtccccctgggcaaatgcccctaactttttactcacccctctgcgcaggtcctgtccacggagttcgcagtcgccatcttctcccacgcgcgtcttcttcctgctctgaccggcgtcttctggcgcatgcgcagtaggaacaggtaccggtacggctctactgcgcatgcgccgaatgtcacgaagttttccgatttcacttcgtgacatttggcgcatgcgcagtagagccgtacaggtacctgttcctactgcgcatgcgccagaagacgccggtcagagcaggaagaagacgcgcgtgggagaagatggcgactgcgaactccgtggacaggacctgcgcagaggggtgagtaaaaagttaggggcatttgcccagggggacaggtaggccagggggaggagggagggggggcagcacaggggagggggggaggggtttagcgccctgggggtttccttctcctttaatatgaagcTCTAGTAGAACatggggtttgttcaccttttaatatgaatttagtatgatgcagagggtgatattctgcaactggtctttattttttatttgtgatttttgaattacttttgtTCAGCAGCAGTTTAAGTTTTGAGTTTCAGCAGTgatatggtttctagggtccaaattaccctagcaatcaggcagtgttttaaaaaatgaaataggagatggcctagatagaatgatatataataaaaaataacataactATAACATTTTAGTCTCATAGAGCAATCATTGATGGGCTGCTAGGGTTAGTTACCCCagtttgaaagcaggaaagacccgaaagaagaaagcaaataattcagaaactataaacaaTCTAAAATTAATAGCAATGAGATATTTGCTAataactggtcattctataacattctaaaagttttgTCTAAGATGATTTTTGCTTTCTGGATACTTAGCAGAATATGTACACTATCACGGCTCTGTCCGGTTCCTGAACCATTTATTggttaaaaaatcattttgatcCCCCTGCAGGATTTGAGACACAATTTCATATCCAGCATGAGCTTGTAGGactctctggggctcatttatcaacactgggcaaatttgcccatgggcagttacctatagcaaccaatccgtgattagcaccttaaagccagctgcaagctttacaatgaatgcagcaatctgatttgctaaattgcaaatttgcccagtgttgataaatgaccccctctgtCATTCTGGTTCTAATCTGGGTTGTTTGTCTCTCAATCAAGGGTTTCTCAATGTGATTGCAACTTGATTCCCATGAGGTAATCCTGATTAAAATTCTTGGTACAGAGTGTATGTTAATTCTGTACTGGTGTTTCCTTctcagacagtgtcggactggcccacagggataccaggaaaagtcccggtgggcccaggtgtcggtGGGCCCTCaagctgctagacatttggcctatttcatggccattccctatttctatgagaacaaagtggctaaatagatggaataatagattatagtatgtaaagaaaaggagaatagatgagtgaggaaaggaagaataatagtactaagagtgggcccctggtctaagattaattggtgggcccctagtcaaaggtttttgggtgggcccctggtgtcccagtccgacacattcgccatctaaaacctgctgagttcatttacaagtcaatggcagagatcccttgaactatttgaatatgttaattgccttcctgacattcaagaggGAAACCttgattctaattcaaatttgattaaaatttttgggttgagactattcaattgaatattagacgttcaaatttttttcttacacAACCTctcattcaagttgtgagtatgatattcgaatttattagagtaaaaaaaattcacataaatttgaaatttgacctttgataaatatgcccataagtatctacctcacaaggaccaaatatAAAGTAGATTCAGTTTCAGAATTTTTGTGATTAAATCaacaggcaaaaaatatgttaatcacaagccctattcagttaattcatgttgaacaagggggctgcccctaaaagtgatactgacactaaaaaacaactcttcaaaattaatctacattaaaagttacctataggtcatgttcagggatgtaactacagaggaagcagactgcgGTTGctggggggtccaggaggtagaggggcccaatgaggccttaattcatatacaatttcaataaatattggtaaaacaggtctcctctagacattttgggggccttaaaaataatttgctgtggggcccagtaatacaCTATTGGTCATGTTCATAATTTTTCACCGATAGTGATCTGtagtcatgggcaaatttgtcccgttttgcttcctTGCGATTTTCCAGAAACtggtgaaaaatgtgcgaaacgccCATTTTGACGGCAGCgacaattaaagtcaatgggtgtctgttaACCATTGCCTGTGAAAATTTTTAcgttgccggtgaattttcgtggcaaaCTTGCGGATTTAATTGCCGACGGCGAaaaagcgcaacttcgcacctggcgaataaatacaCCCATCATTAGTGATCTGCTTTTGTAACTAATTTTTActtgaagttcataaacctgactgttttgccaacctgactgtcccttcacATCCTGTCAGAGTTTCAAATGCTAACAGACTATTGCCGCACAAATATGGAAGCACCCTCATAGAGGGAACATGGgagatcagataggtaatgtaaatgcATCCGGAAGTACTTTTATGGAAACATTATACATAACATTCAaatacaatgttatgatagatgtacaaaaagttttcatttctggtgtcagtatctctttaaaagtaACATGACTAAAACAGTTCACATATGCTTTTGGCTTTAAACAGATTTGTAGAAAGCTGCAGCAAAACACAAGCAAATGAGCAATAAGTATCACATGGTCCCATGATTGATaaagataattaaaataaaatgtgctaGCTGTACTAATTATTTTACTCCTATGCTTATTTGTTTCAGGAAGATAATGAAATACCTGCAGATGTATTTATGAAGGAACCCAACCCTGTGCCTACCATAACAGATGGCCTAGAAGAGTCTGCTGACCCTAACAAGTCTCTGGAAGACAACATGCAAACAATTAACCTGTCCTCGGATGATGATTTTAATCTTGAAGATGCACATGACAGCACTGAAGAGAAATTGGAGCACACAAGagcagaaaaaattaaaagatcaAGCCTCAAAAAGGTTGACAGCCTAAAGAAAGCATTTTCCCgccaaaacattgaaaaaaagatGAACAAAATCAGCACTAAAATTGTGTCACCAGAAAGGAGGGAAAAAATTAAGAAGTCCTTCACTCCACTGCAAAGCAAATCTTCGAAAAGCTCATCTCTTAAGGGTGTAGAGAAAACACAGGATGAAAACACTCATGAGGAAAATGATGGA
The Xenopus laevis strain J_2021 chromosome 9_10S, Xenopus_laevis_v10.1, whole genome shotgun sequence DNA segment above includes these coding regions:
- the cavin2.S gene encoding caveolae associated protein 2 S homeolog: MEEDGTIEVMKNNDEFQKRSQELVVPSHSPAGSPCSSPTPHPPVEDKDRSGQVNAITVLTLLDKLVHMLDCVKENQHKMEKKQIHMENSVKGIQNDITKLSKGHTNTSNTVSKLLEKSRTVSANVRHVKDRVDKQTGQVKRIEDNHTQLLRRNNFRVLLFQEDNEIPADVFMKEPNPVPTITDGLEESADPNKSLEDNMQTINLSSDDDFNLEDAHDSTEEKLEHTRAEKIKRSSLKKVDSLKKAFSRQNIEKKMNKISTKIVSPERREKIKKSFTPLQSKSSKSSSLKGVEKTQDENTHEENDGQTEKQAVENLSLEVNDANLLTEDVPETLEETKAVIDLTERETGTEASEIAHNMKPLVIDEDEDEKEQFENENPFSADYKPTSEEKYEERNRSPALEIDQST